A single region of the Rhodanobacter sp. LX-99 genome encodes:
- the glpK gene encoding glycerol kinase GlpK produces MAQRYVLAIDQGTTSSRAMLFDRAGAVAGSAQREFRQIFPQPGWVEHDPQEILASVLATVADVLAAAQVDVGELAGIGITNQRETTVVWDRHTGLPVYNAIVWQSRQSVAICERLEADGYASLVREKTGLLIDAYFSGSKIRWVLDHVDGVRARAERGDLLFGTIDSWLIWNLSGGRLHVTDVSNAARTLLFDIHARQWDDELLRMLGIPRSMLPEVRSCSEIYGHTMALPGLPAGVPISGVAGDQQAALFGQACFEPGMAKNTYGTGCFMLMHTGTQAVPSRHGLLTTIAWELDGVVEYALEGSIFVAGSVVQWLRDGLLMLQHASDSQACAESVDSSEGVYLVPAFVGLGAPYWRSDVRGAMFGLSRGTRKEHVVRAALESMAYQSRDVLAAMEADAGIQLKELRADGGAIANDFMAQFQSDMLGVPVLRPRVAETTALGAAYLAGLAVGFWESREQIAALWQMDRCFRPVMEESCRERLYRGWQDAVNATIGFRVD; encoded by the coding sequence GTGGCGCAACGTTACGTATTGGCGATAGATCAGGGCACGACCAGCTCGCGCGCAATGCTGTTCGATCGAGCCGGTGCCGTGGCCGGCTCGGCGCAACGCGAGTTCCGCCAGATTTTTCCACAGCCGGGCTGGGTGGAGCACGATCCGCAGGAGATCCTGGCCAGCGTGCTGGCGACGGTCGCCGATGTGCTGGCCGCGGCACAAGTCGATGTCGGCGAATTGGCCGGCATCGGCATCACCAACCAGCGTGAAACCACGGTGGTGTGGGATCGGCACACCGGCCTGCCGGTCTACAACGCCATCGTCTGGCAGTCGCGGCAGAGCGTGGCGATCTGCGAGAGGCTGGAGGCGGACGGCTATGCCTCGCTGGTGCGCGAAAAGACCGGGTTGCTGATCGACGCGTACTTTTCAGGCAGCAAGATCCGCTGGGTCCTCGATCATGTCGATGGCGTTCGCGCCCGCGCGGAGCGCGGCGACCTGTTGTTCGGCACGATCGACAGCTGGCTGATCTGGAATCTCAGCGGCGGCAGGCTGCACGTCACCGACGTCAGCAATGCCGCGCGTACGCTGTTGTTCGACATCCATGCGCGCCAGTGGGACGACGAGCTGCTGCGCATGCTGGGTATTCCGCGCAGCATGTTGCCGGAAGTGCGTTCGTGCAGCGAGATCTATGGGCACACTATGGCCTTGCCTGGACTGCCAGCGGGCGTACCGATCAGCGGCGTGGCCGGCGACCAGCAGGCGGCACTGTTCGGCCAGGCCTGTTTCGAGCCCGGCATGGCCAAGAATACCTACGGCACGGGTTGCTTCATGCTGATGCACACCGGAACCCAGGCCGTGCCATCGCGTCACGGACTGTTGACCACGATCGCGTGGGAGCTGGATGGCGTCGTCGAGTACGCACTGGAAGGCAGTATCTTCGTCGCCGGCTCGGTGGTGCAGTGGTTGCGCGATGGCTTGTTGATGCTGCAGCACGCCAGCGATTCGCAGGCCTGTGCGGAGAGCGTGGATTCGAGCGAAGGCGTGTACCTGGTACCGGCTTTCGTCGGGCTGGGTGCGCCGTACTGGCGCAGCGACGTGCGCGGCGCGATGTTCGGGTTGTCGCGCGGCACCCGCAAGGAACACGTGGTGCGCGCCGCACTGGAGTCGATGGCCTACCAGTCGCGCGACGTACTGGCTGCGATGGAGGCGGACGCTGGTATCCAGCTGAAGGAATTGCGTGCGGACGGCGGCGCGATCGCCAACGACTTCATGGCGCAGTTCCAGAGCGATATGCTGGGTGTACCGGTACTGCGCCCGCGAGTCGCCGAGACCACCGCACTGGGCGCGGCTTATCTGGCAGGCCTGGCCGTGGGTTTCTGGGAGAGTCGCGAGCAGATCGCGGCGCTGTGGCAGATGGACCGGTGCTTCCGGCCCGTCATGGAAGAGTCCTGCCGCGAGCGGCTGTACCGCGGCTGGCAGGATGCGGTGAACGCCACCATCGGTTTTCGCGTCGACTGA
- a CDS encoding carbohydrate kinase family protein: protein MSAVICGSLAYDTIMVFQDQFKNHILPDQMHILNVSFLVPRMRREFGGCAGNIAYNLKLLGGDPLPVAAVGQDFGPYRKHMEQCGIRLDCVREFDDQFTPQCFITTDLDNNQITAFHPGAMSSAQENHVRDIPHIDFAIVAPDGREAMLQHVEEFATRGVPFIFDPGQAMPLFSGDEFRSMIGKSTYVIVNDYESQLLQARTGWSAAEIAGRVTAYIVTQGPRGSLIHVGSDTHNIPPARERQIVDPTGCGDAYRAGLIFGIMRKKDWPTIGRMASLMGALKVEHPGTQNQRFSYTEFAAEFLDQFGYALD, encoded by the coding sequence ATGTCTGCCGTCATCTGCGGATCGCTGGCCTACGACACCATCATGGTGTTCCAGGACCAGTTCAAGAATCACATCCTGCCCGACCAGATGCACATCTTGAATGTGTCGTTCCTGGTGCCGCGGATGCGCCGCGAGTTCGGCGGCTGCGCCGGCAACATCGCCTACAACCTCAAGCTGCTCGGCGGCGACCCGTTGCCGGTGGCCGCCGTGGGCCAGGATTTCGGGCCGTACCGCAAGCACATGGAACAATGCGGCATCCGGCTCGACTGCGTGCGCGAATTCGACGACCAGTTCACCCCGCAGTGCTTCATCACCACCGACCTGGACAACAACCAGATCACTGCCTTCCACCCCGGCGCGATGTCCAGCGCGCAGGAGAACCACGTGCGCGACATCCCGCACATCGACTTCGCAATCGTCGCACCCGACGGCCGCGAGGCGATGCTGCAGCACGTCGAAGAATTCGCCACGCGCGGCGTGCCGTTCATCTTCGACCCAGGCCAGGCGATGCCATTGTTCAGCGGCGACGAGTTCCGCTCGATGATCGGCAAGTCGACCTACGTGATCGTCAACGACTACGAGTCGCAGCTGCTGCAGGCCCGCACCGGCTGGAGCGCCGCCGAAATCGCCGGAAGGGTGACCGCGTACATCGTGACCCAGGGCCCGCGCGGCTCGCTCATCCACGTCGGCAGCGATACCCACAACATCCCGCCGGCGCGCGAGCGCCAGATCGTGGACCCGACCGGCTGCGGCGACGCTTACCGGGCCGGCCTGATCTTCGGCATCATGCGCAAGAAGGACTGGCCCACGATCGGTCGCATGGCTTCGCTGATGGGCGCGCTGAAGGTGGAGCATCCCGGCACGCAGAACCAGCGCTTCAGTTACACCGAATTCGCCGCGGAGTTCCTCGACCAGTTCGGTTACGCGCTGGACTGA
- a CDS encoding rod shape-determining protein yields MFKKFRGIFSNDISIDLGTANTLIYVRGQGIVLNEPSVVAIRQDRGPGGPRTIAAVGGDAKRMLGRTPGNIATVRPMKDGVIADFTMTEAMLQHFIKQVHKSRFLRPSPRVLVCVPCGSTQVERRAIKESAEGAGARDVFLIEEPMAAAIGAGIPVHEARGAMVLDIGGGTSEVAVISLNGIVYSQSVRVGGDRFDEAIINYVRRNHGTLIGESTAERIKLQIGCAFPQGEVKEIEISGRNLAEGVPRMFTINSNEILEALHEPLAGIVAAVKSALEQTPPELCSDVAERGIVLTGGGALLRDLDRLISEETGLHVQVADDPLTCVARGGGKALELIDQHGSDFFAPE; encoded by the coding sequence ATGTTCAAGAAGTTTCGCGGGATCTTCTCCAACGACATCTCCATCGACCTCGGCACGGCCAACACGCTGATCTATGTGCGTGGTCAGGGCATCGTGTTGAACGAACCCTCGGTGGTGGCGATTCGCCAGGATCGCGGCCCCGGCGGCCCGCGCACGATCGCGGCGGTCGGCGGCGACGCCAAGCGCATGCTCGGCCGCACGCCGGGCAACATCGCCACCGTGCGGCCGATGAAGGACGGCGTGATCGCCGACTTCACCATGACCGAGGCGATGCTGCAGCACTTCATCAAGCAGGTGCACAAGTCGCGCTTCCTGCGCCCGAGCCCGCGCGTGCTGGTCTGCGTGCCGTGCGGTTCGACCCAGGTCGAGCGTCGCGCGATCAAGGAATCGGCCGAAGGCGCCGGTGCGCGCGACGTGTTCCTGATCGAGGAGCCGATGGCCGCGGCGATCGGCGCCGGCATTCCGGTGCACGAGGCACGCGGCGCGATGGTGCTGGACATCGGCGGCGGCACCTCGGAAGTGGCGGTGATCTCGCTCAACGGCATCGTCTACTCGCAGTCGGTGCGCGTCGGTGGCGACCGCTTCGACGAGGCGATCATCAACTACGTGCGGCGCAACCACGGCACCCTGATCGGCGAATCCACCGCCGAGCGGATCAAGCTGCAGATCGGCTGCGCGTTCCCGCAGGGCGAGGTCAAGGAGATCGAGATCTCCGGGCGCAACCTCGCTGAGGGCGTGCCGCGCATGTTCACGATCAACTCCAACGAGATCCTCGAAGCGCTGCACGAGCCGCTCGCCGGCATCGTGGCGGCGGTCAAGTCGGCGCTGGAGCAGACTCCGCCGGAACTGTGTTCCGACGTCGCCGAGCGCGGTATCGTGCTCACCGGCGGCGGCGCGTTGCTGCGCGACCTGGACCGCCTGATCTCCGAGGAGACCGGCCTGCACGTGCAGGTGGCGGACGACCCGCTCACCTGCGTGGCGCGTGGCGGCGGCAAGGCGCTGGAGCTGATCGATCAGCACGGCAGCGACTTCTTCGCACCCGAATAA
- the mreC gene encoding rod shape-determining protein MreC — translation MARTRDESSPLFAGNAAGTLRLIVYLALAVVLMVLDHRNGWLWRLRYTAAAVVEPVYRLAGLPAVGVRTMSVAFADRQRLTEQNQRLREDLLLANAKLNRMAAVAEQNQRLKELLDTQHSLELNVQLARVIGVDLGAYRYQLTLNMGARDGVRPGQPVIDAHGVMGQVKEVLPTTSVVMLITDPAHAIPVVIERTGLRTVAYGSRDGDQLALPDIPLAADVRAGDKLLTSGLGGRFPPGFPVGEVRSVAPAATGMFLVAMAQPSADLDRSEDVLLLHDQAEPDGPPAPVTPMGPPSDLAPTGAASAAPPATSGALR, via the coding sequence ATGGCGCGCACGCGCGATGAGTCCTCGCCGCTGTTCGCCGGCAATGCTGCCGGCACGCTGCGGCTGATCGTCTATCTCGCGCTGGCCGTGGTGCTGATGGTGCTCGACCATCGCAACGGATGGCTGTGGCGTCTGCGCTACACGGCGGCGGCCGTGGTCGAGCCGGTGTACCGGCTGGCCGGGCTGCCGGCGGTGGGCGTGCGCACCATGAGCGTGGCCTTTGCCGACCGCCAGCGGCTGACCGAGCAGAACCAGCGCCTGCGCGAGGACCTGCTGCTGGCCAACGCCAAGTTGAACCGGATGGCGGCCGTCGCCGAACAGAACCAGCGCCTGAAGGAATTGCTCGACACCCAGCACAGCCTCGAGCTGAACGTGCAGCTTGCGCGCGTGATCGGCGTGGACCTGGGCGCCTACCGCTACCAGCTCACCCTGAACATGGGGGCGCGCGACGGGGTCAGGCCGGGCCAGCCGGTGATCGACGCGCATGGCGTGATGGGCCAGGTGAAGGAGGTGCTGCCGACCACCTCGGTGGTGATGCTGATCACCGATCCGGCGCATGCGATCCCGGTGGTGATCGAGCGTACCGGCCTGCGCACCGTGGCCTATGGTTCGCGCGACGGCGACCAGCTCGCCCTTCCGGACATTCCGCTGGCGGCCGACGTGCGTGCGGGCGACAAGCTGCTCACCTCGGGCCTCGGCGGACGCTTCCCGCCGGGCTTTCCGGTCGGCGAGGTGCGCTCGGTGGCGCCGGCGGCGACCGGCATGTTCCTGGTGGCGATGGCGCAGCCGTCGGCCGACCTCGACCGCAGCGAGGACGTGCTGCTGCTGCACGACCAGGCCGAGCCGGACGGACCTCCCGCGCCGGTGACGCCGATGGGGCCGCCGAGCGATCTCGCGCCGACGGGCGCAGCCTCGGCCGCCCCGCCGGCAACCAGCGGGGCGCTGCGATGA
- the mreD gene encoding rod shape-determining protein MreD codes for MNKQRLSLWWFVGTLVFALLSMLVPLPGVLEPFKPYWPALFLLYWSLESEDRVTLGLAFIVGLVADLLNGMVLGEQALRLCALVFIALRFRSRLRFFPMWQQALAVLALLLNDRILLLIVRMLAGASLPPASWWISPFVGAALWPFLFLLLDDLRARLRIQ; via the coding sequence ATGAACAAGCAGCGCCTGAGCCTGTGGTGGTTCGTCGGCACGCTGGTGTTCGCGCTGCTGTCGATGCTGGTGCCGTTGCCCGGCGTGCTGGAGCCGTTCAAGCCGTACTGGCCGGCGCTGTTCCTGCTGTACTGGTCGCTGGAATCGGAGGATCGGGTCACCCTGGGGCTGGCCTTCATAGTGGGCCTGGTGGCGGATCTGCTCAACGGCATGGTGCTGGGCGAGCAGGCCCTGCGTCTGTGCGCGCTGGTCTTCATCGCGCTGCGTTTTCGCTCGCGGCTGCGCTTTTTCCCGATGTGGCAGCAGGCACTGGCGGTGCTGGCGCTGCTGCTGAACGACCGCATCCTGCTGCTGATCGTACGCATGCTGGCCGGTGCGTCGCTGCCGCCGGCGAGCTGGTGGATCTCGCCGTTCGTCGGCGCCGCGCTGTGGCCGTTCCTGTTCCTGTTGCTCGACGACTTGCGCGCGCGTCTGCGGATTCAATGA
- the mrdA gene encoding penicillin-binding protein 2, protein MKLRRSIKDPHGESLLFRRRALAGFVLIVLCLCLLLSRFVFLQVMRHDEFVTRSQANRVKPRAIPPARGLIYDRNGVLLADNVPAFRLEVVPEQIKDMPALLAQLGQVVPLDRDDLDAFRKQLKQSRRFESVPLKMHLTEDEIARFAVNRWRFPGVDVVPYLTRRYPLGGMFAHVVGYVGRIDADDLERLDPKRYQGTSHVGRSGVERSYENILHGTPGYELLEVNADGRTQRVLETHAPTPGKNLYLSLDVRLQKAAEAAFDGRPGAAVAIDPRNGQVLAMVSVPTFDPNLFVNGISQADYSTLTNDPDKPLYNRALRGVYPPGSTVKPLVGLAGLETGMRTPQDSVVSTGVFYIPGQQRGYRDDQRGGVGRVDLVGAIEQSVNTYFYKLALDMGIDRFSEYMGKFGFGRPTGIDLIGESSGVLPSREWKAANYKQPWYPGETVIAGIGQGFWAVTPLQLSHAIATFAGHGVPYAPRLVMATQGGVNAKPQPLANPPSGPSVIRNPADWDVVNQGMQQVIYGAKGTGRQLGIGFPYLMAGKSGTAERFSRRSEAYDTNRSTEYLATRHRAWFVAYAPADNPQIAVAAILESGAWGASAAGPIVRTILDTWLAGHDGVIADAKRLPVSAAPLPPAASMPPDAGAEDVEPVEDLPAQATTTGGTP, encoded by the coding sequence ATGAAGCTCCGGCGTTCGATCAAGGATCCCCACGGCGAAAGCCTCCTGTTCCGGCGCCGCGCGCTGGCCGGCTTCGTGCTGATCGTGCTGTGCCTGTGCCTGTTGCTGAGCCGCTTCGTGTTCCTGCAGGTGATGCGTCACGACGAGTTCGTCACCCGCTCGCAGGCCAACCGGGTCAAGCCGCGCGCGATCCCGCCGGCACGCGGGCTGATCTACGACCGCAACGGCGTGCTGCTGGCCGACAACGTGCCGGCGTTCCGGCTGGAAGTGGTGCCGGAGCAGATCAAGGACATGCCGGCGCTGCTGGCGCAGCTGGGCCAGGTGGTGCCGCTGGATCGGGACGACCTGGACGCGTTTCGCAAGCAGCTCAAGCAGAGCCGGCGCTTCGAGAGCGTGCCGTTGAAGATGCACCTGACCGAGGACGAGATCGCGCGCTTCGCGGTGAACCGCTGGCGCTTTCCCGGCGTGGACGTGGTGCCCTACCTGACCCGGCGCTACCCGCTGGGCGGGATGTTCGCGCACGTGGTGGGCTACGTCGGGCGCATCGATGCGGACGATCTGGAGCGGCTCGACCCCAAGCGCTACCAGGGCACCAGCCACGTCGGCCGCAGCGGCGTCGAGCGTTCCTACGAAAATATCCTGCATGGCACGCCGGGTTACGAACTGCTGGAGGTGAATGCCGACGGGCGCACCCAGCGCGTGCTGGAAACGCATGCGCCGACGCCGGGCAAGAACCTGTATCTGAGCCTTGACGTGCGCCTGCAGAAGGCCGCCGAGGCGGCGTTCGACGGCCGTCCCGGTGCGGCCGTGGCGATCGACCCGCGCAACGGCCAGGTGCTGGCGATGGTCAGCGTGCCCACGTTCGACCCCAACCTGTTCGTCAACGGCATCAGCCAGGCCGACTACAGCACGCTGACCAACGATCCCGACAAGCCGCTGTACAACCGCGCACTGCGCGGCGTGTATCCGCCCGGTTCCACGGTGAAGCCGCTGGTCGGCCTGGCCGGACTGGAGACCGGCATGCGCACGCCGCAGGACAGCGTGGTTTCCACCGGCGTGTTCTACATTCCGGGGCAGCAGCGCGGCTATCGCGACGACCAGCGCGGCGGCGTGGGGCGGGTCGACCTGGTCGGCGCGATCGAGCAGTCGGTGAACACCTATTTCTACAAGCTTGCGCTGGACATGGGCATCGACCGGTTCAGCGAGTACATGGGCAAGTTCGGTTTCGGCCGGCCGACCGGGATCGACCTGATCGGCGAATCGTCCGGCGTGCTGCCCTCGCGCGAGTGGAAGGCGGCGAACTACAAGCAGCCGTGGTATCCGGGCGAGACGGTGATCGCCGGCATCGGCCAGGGATTCTGGGCGGTGACGCCGCTGCAGCTGAGCCATGCGATCGCCACCTTCGCCGGGCATGGCGTGCCGTATGCGCCGCGCCTGGTGATGGCCACCCAGGGCGGCGTCAACGCGAAGCCGCAGCCGTTGGCCAATCCGCCGAGCGGGCCCTCGGTGATCCGCAACCCGGCCGACTGGGACGTGGTGAACCAGGGCATGCAGCAGGTGATCTACGGCGCCAAGGGCACCGGTCGCCAGCTTGGCATCGGCTTTCCGTATCTGATGGCCGGCAAGAGCGGCACCGCCGAGCGCTTCTCACGCCGTTCCGAGGCCTACGACACGAACCGCAGCACGGAGTACCTGGCCACCCGCCATCGCGCCTGGTTCGTTGCCTACGCGCCGGCCGACAACCCGCAGATCGCGGTGGCGGCGATCCTGGAATCCGGCGCCTGGGGCGCCTCGGCGGCCGGACCGATCGTGCGCACGATCCTCGATACCTGGCTGGCCGGGCACGATGGCGTGATCGCGGACGCGAAGCGCCTGCCGGTGTCGGCCGCGCCGTTGCCGCCGGCCGCGAGCATGCCGCCCGATGCCGGCGCGGAAGACGTCGAGCCGGTCGAAGACCTGCCGGCGCAGGCCACGACGACGGGAGGTACGCCATGA
- the rodA gene encoding rod shape-determining protein RodA, with amino-acid sequence MIEALYARARRFLRRILTRPRIDLPLAFGLFVLALTGLATLYSAGDGSLALVGGQAGRFMLGGALLLLVSRIPPAVLRGWTPWLYAGSTALLVVVAILGEGRGSIRWLDLGVMRFQPSELLKLTMPMMVAWYLHPRQLPPSWKDIAVVGVLIAIPAGLIAEQPDLGTAVLVATAGAFALFLSGMAWWRIGLLVGAVAGMVPVGWHFLHQYQRDRVLTLLNPESDPLGNGWHIIQSQIAVGSGGIFGKGWQHSTQSRLDFLPEHTTDFIFAVFSEEFGLVGVAALIALYAFIIGRCLWIAMDARDTYSRLLAGAIGMSFFVYVFVNGGMVAGMLPVVGVPLPLISYGGTSAVSLLTGFGVLMSIHANRKMHI; translated from the coding sequence ATGATCGAGGCGCTGTACGCGCGTGCGCGCCGCTTCCTGCGCCGCATCCTTACCCGGCCGCGGATCGACCTGCCGCTGGCGTTCGGCCTGTTCGTGCTGGCGTTGACCGGACTGGCCACGCTGTACAGCGCGGGCGACGGCAGCCTGGCGCTGGTCGGCGGCCAGGCTGGCCGCTTCATGCTGGGCGGCGCACTGCTGCTGCTGGTATCGCGCATCCCGCCGGCGGTGCTGCGCGGCTGGACGCCCTGGCTGTACGCCGGCAGCACCGCGCTGCTGGTGGTGGTGGCGATCCTGGGCGAGGGGCGCGGTTCGATCCGCTGGCTGGACCTGGGCGTGATGCGCTTCCAGCCGTCCGAACTGCTCAAGCTGACCATGCCGATGATGGTGGCCTGGTACCTGCACCCGCGCCAGCTGCCGCCGAGCTGGAAGGACATCGCGGTGGTCGGCGTGCTGATCGCGATCCCGGCCGGCCTGATCGCCGAGCAGCCGGACCTGGGCACCGCCGTGCTGGTGGCCACGGCCGGCGCGTTCGCGCTGTTCCTGTCCGGCATGGCGTGGTGGCGCATCGGCCTGCTGGTCGGCGCGGTCGCCGGCATGGTCCCGGTCGGCTGGCATTTCCTGCACCAGTACCAGCGCGACCGCGTGCTGACCCTGCTCAATCCCGAGTCCGATCCGCTCGGCAACGGCTGGCACATCATCCAGTCGCAGATCGCGGTGGGCTCCGGCGGCATCTTCGGCAAGGGCTGGCAGCACAGCACGCAGTCGCGGCTGGATTTCCTGCCCGAGCACACCACCGACTTCATCTTCGCGGTGTTCTCCGAGGAGTTCGGCCTGGTCGGCGTGGCCGCGCTGATCGCGCTGTACGCGTTCATCATCGGCCGCTGCCTGTGGATCGCGATGGATGCGCGCGACACCTATTCGCGCCTGCTCGCCGGCGCGATCGGCATGAGCTTCTTCGTCTACGTGTTCGTCAACGGCGGCATGGTCGCCGGCATGCTGCCGGTGGTCGGCGTGCCGCTGCCGCTGATCAGCTACGGCGGTACGTCGGCGGTGTCGCTGCTGACCGGTTTCGGCGTGCTGATGTCGATCCACGCCAATCGCAAGATGCACATCTGA
- the mltB gene encoding lytic murein transglycosylase B: protein MTATPAPHPARFLAIPSLLCIGLLWMGALTPALAATHPGQAELVREVARETGKSPQALNALLDGAKMQQSILDAISRPAEAKPWKDYRPIFLTDQRVDDGVAFYREHRALLEQIGRQYGVAPQYIVAIVGVETSYGRNTGKYKVLDALVTLGLYYPPRAKFFREQLKELLSMPSNHLAGPIDTLTGSYAGAQGWGQFMPTSIRDFAVDADQDGHIDLQNSLPDIFASVANYFVQHGWVSGGPVAARAQPDGAAQQVAVKDATPQWPLEQFEAWGYAPLQPLSPAEPTSLQTLEGPNGPEYWFTFQNFYVITRYNRSPLYAMAVDQLAQAIAAGVGQAEVAR, encoded by the coding sequence ATGACAGCCACGCCTGCGCCGCACCCGGCCCGTTTCCTCGCCATCCCGAGCCTGCTGTGCATCGGCCTGCTGTGGATGGGCGCGCTGACCCCGGCCCTGGCGGCGACCCACCCTGGCCAGGCCGAACTGGTACGCGAGGTGGCGCGCGAGACCGGCAAGAGCCCGCAGGCGCTGAACGCGCTGCTCGACGGCGCGAAGATGCAGCAGAGCATTCTCGATGCGATCAGCCGCCCGGCCGAGGCGAAGCCGTGGAAGGATTACCGGCCGATCTTCCTGACCGACCAGCGCGTCGACGACGGCGTCGCGTTCTATCGCGAGCACCGCGCGCTGCTGGAGCAGATAGGCAGGCAGTACGGCGTGGCGCCGCAGTACATCGTGGCGATCGTCGGCGTGGAGACCAGCTACGGCCGCAACACCGGCAAGTACAAGGTGCTCGACGCCCTGGTCACGCTGGGCCTGTACTACCCGCCGCGGGCGAAGTTCTTCCGCGAGCAGCTGAAGGAATTGCTGAGCATGCCGAGCAACCACCTGGCCGGGCCGATCGACACGCTCACCGGCTCGTACGCCGGCGCCCAGGGCTGGGGCCAGTTCATGCCCACCAGCATCCGCGATTTCGCGGTGGACGCGGACCAGGATGGCCATATCGACCTGCAGAACTCGCTGCCGGACATCTTCGCCAGCGTGGCGAACTACTTCGTGCAGCACGGCTGGGTCAGCGGCGGTCCGGTGGCGGCGCGGGCGCAGCCGGACGGCGCGGCGCAGCAGGTCGCGGTGAAGGACGCCACGCCGCAATGGCCGCTGGAGCAGTTCGAAGCCTGGGGCTACGCGCCGCTGCAGCCGCTGTCGCCGGCCGAACCCACCAGCCTGCAGACGCTGGAAGGGCCGAACGGGCCGGAATACTGGTTTACCTTCCAGAACTTCTACGTGATCACCCGCTACAACCGCAGCCCGCTGTACGCGATGGCGGTCGACCAGCTGGCGCAGGCGATTGCCGCCGGCGTGGGCCAGGCGGAAGTCGCACGATGA